One genomic window of Medicago truncatula cultivar Jemalong A17 chromosome 1, MtrunA17r5.0-ANR, whole genome shotgun sequence includes the following:
- the LOC11427964 gene encoding uncharacterized protein — translation MVAESWFRSLWKTQRKDDSNSEKAEIGVLAFEAAKSMSKLVNVWQSLSDKQVAKLRDEISNSVGIKKLVSDDENFIVRLISQEMLESMAHVAESVARLAKKCSDPRLKNFEKAFDMFITRGFDSYGWVMSFKKMDKKVKRMEKFVSINASLYQEMEMLADLEQTLKRMKVYSESDGPNLIEYQKQVAWKKLEVKNLQSNSVWNRTYDYTVQFLARSLFTILGRINKVFGIEEVINVGKTTNRSVPNSDHIRGSQAVSELLQSSVHPSQNNVTRFASGPLGPSTAKSDQNVRANKTSILHSVGDSSTKSGPISGKYRGINFFSGPLGRSSKKPVPDNVTGKNNKFWKFNYGHSTTTSGKENNTRHSRVTQVGPFKGCIAADSSSVIDCHSNSNDIPLETQNHKDADLDLHTPGNVTHCTKPTFSSLCKLKPPSESLGAASLALHYANVIVVIEKLSASPHLIGLDARDDLYNMLPRRVRASLRTRLKPYSMAAAVYDASLAEEWSEAMTKILEWLAPLAHNMLRWQSERSYEQLSFVSRTNVLLVQTLYFASQEKTEAIITELLVGLNYVWRYVKELNTGILEIGNSVVDNGYSLLNA, via the coding sequence ATGGTAGCTGAATCATGGTTTCGAAGTCTATGGAAGACTCAACGTAAGGATGATTCTAATTCTGAGAAAGCAGAGATTGGAGTGTTAGCATTTGAAGCTGCGAAATCGATGTCCAAGCTTGTCAATGTGTGGCAGTCTTTGAGTGATAAACAGGTTGCCAAGTTGCGAGATGAGATTTCAAATTCGGTCGGTATCAAGAAGCTTGTTTCCGACGATGAAAATTTTATTGTACGTTTAATCAGTCAAGAGATGCTTGAGAGTATGGCACATGTGGCCGAATCTGTGGCTAGGCTTGCGAAGAAATGCAGTGATCCAAGACTGAAGAATTTTGAGAAGGCCTTCGATATGTTCATTACCCGTGGTTTTGATTCGTATGGGTGGGTAATGTCTTTTAAGAAAATGGATAAAAAGGTCAAAAGGATGGAAAAGTTTGTATCGATTAACGCGAGCTTGTACCAAGAGATGGAAATGCTCGCTGATCTTGAGCAAACTCTTAAGAGAATGAAGGTTTACAGTGAGTCGGATGGGCCGAATTTGATCGAGTATCAGAAGCAGGTTGCATGGAAGAAGCTGGAGGTGAAGAACTTACAGTCTAATTCTGTGTGGAACAGGACATATGATTACACTGTTCAATTTTTAGCACGATCTTTATTTACAATACTTGGTAGGATTAACAAAGTTTTTGGAATTGAAGAGGTAATAAATGTTGGTAAAACCACGAATCGTAGTGTTCCCAATTCTGATCACATTCGCGGCAGTCAGGCGGTCTCAGAGTTATTGCAATCTTCAGTCCATCCATCCCAAAATAATGTTACCAGATTTGCTTCAGGACCCCTTGGTCCTTCTACTGctaaatcagatcaaaatgttaGAGCAAATAAAACTAGCATTCTTCACTCGGTTGGCGACTCTTCGACGAAGTCAGGCCCGATTTCGGGAAAATATAGAGGCATCAATTTTTTCTCAGGACCTCTCGGAAGAAGTTCAAAAAAACCTGTCCCGGATAATGTAACAGGTAAAAACAACAAGTTTTGGAAGTTTAATTATGGCCACTCAACAACCACAAGTGGGAAGGAAAATAACACAAGACATAGTCGAGTGACTCAAGTAGGACCTTTCAAAGGCTGTATTGCTGCAGATAGTTCCTCAGTCATCGACTGTCACTCAAACTCTAATGATATTCCCTTGGAAACTCAGAATCACAAAGATGCTGATTTAGACCTTCATACTCCTGGAAATGTAACTCATTGTACTAAACCGACATTCAGTTCTCTTTGCAAGTTAAAGCCTCCATCTGAATCCCTCGGTGCCGCTTCTTTAGCCCTGCACTACGCAAATGTTATTGTCGTGATTGAGAAGCTATCAGCCTCTCCACACTTGATTGGTCTCGATGCAAGGGATGATCTATACAACATGCTACCGAGGCGTGTAAGAGCTTCTCTCAGGACCAGGCTTAAGCCGTATTCCATGGCTGCGGCTGTTTACGATGCAAGTCTAGCAGAAGAATGGAGCGAAGCAATGACAAAAATATTAGAATGGTTAGCTCCACTTGCACACAACATGTTAAGATGGCAATCTGAGAGAAGTTACGAGCAGCTGAGCTTTGTTTCGCGAACAAACGTGTTGTTGGTACAAACTCTTTACTTTGCGAGTCAAGAAAAAACAGAAGCAATAATCACCGAGCTTCTTGTCGGTCTGAATTATGTGTGGAGATATGTTAAGGAGCTCAATACAGGTATCTTAGAGATTGGCAATAGTGTAGTTGATAATGGATATTCTCTGCTGAATGCTTAA